In the Acidobacteriota bacterium genome, CCGGAACTTGTCGACCTGTTCGTCGATCAGGAATTCCGTGTCGCCCACGTCCTCGACGCGGACCCAGCGCATCATCTGGCGAGTGATCACCTCGATGTGCTTGTCGTTGATGTTCACGCCCTGCAGGCGGTAGACCTCCTGAATTTCGTTCACGAGGTACTTCTGCAGTTCCTTCTCGCCCAGCACGTGAAGAATATCGTGCGGGTTGTTGGGACCGTCCATGAGCGGGTCGCCGGCGCGGACGCGGTCGCCTTCCTGGACGTTGACGTGCACGCCACGCGGGATGCTGTATTCACGCGGCTCGGCGTTCGGGTCGTCGGCCACGATCATGATCTTGCGCTGGCCCTTGACCACGCCGCCGTACTTCACCGAACCGTCGATCTCGCTGATCACGGCCGGATCCTTCGGCTTGCGGGCCTCGAACAGTTCGACCACGCGCGGCAGGCCGCCCGTGATGTCCTTGGTCTTGGTGGTTTCGCGCGGGATCTTCGCCAGCACGTCGCCGGCGTTGACCATCTCGCCGTCCTGCACCATCAGGTGGGCGCTGACCGGCATGATGTAGCGGCGCACCGTGGCGCCGCTTGCCGACTTGATCTCCACCGTCGGCTGCTTCTTCTCGTCCGGCGAGTCGACGACGATCAGGCGGGACAGGCCCGTGACCTCGTCGAGATCTTCCTGGACGGTGACGCCGTCGATGATGTCCTTGAACCGGATCTGGCCCGTTTCTTCGGTCAGGATCGAGAAGGTGTAGGGATCCCACTCGACCAGGATCTTGCCGGTGTCGACCGCCTCGCCGTCCTTGACCTTGAGGCGCGCGCCGTAGACCACCTGGTAGCGCTCGCGGTCGCGGCCCTTGTCGTCCTGCACCACGATGAAGCCGGTGCGGTTCATGACGACCATCTCGCTGCCACCGGTGGGGGTGGGCCGCTCGACGGTCTGCAGGTTCTCGTACTTGGCGGTGCCCTTGTGCTTCGAGTCCAGCGTCGACTGGTCCGAAATACGCGACGCCGTGCCGCCGATGTGGAACGTGCGCATCGTCAGCTGCGTGCCGGGCTCGCCGATCGACTGGGCGGCAATGACGCCGACGGCCAGGCCGAGCTCGACCAGCTTGCCGGTGGACAGGTCGCGGCCGTAGCAGCGCTTGCACACGCCACGACGCGAGGCGCAGGTCAGCACCGAGCGGATCTTGACCTTCTCGATGCCGGCGTCCTGGACGTCGGCGGCGAGCTGTTCGTCGATCTCCTGGTTGAAGTCGAGAATCAGGCCGCCCTTGATCGGGTCGACAATCTTCTCGAGCGACACGCGGCCGATGATGCGGTCGCGCAGCGGCTCGATCACCTCGCCGCTTTCGACGATCGCCCGGGCCTCGATGCCGTCCAGGGTGCCGCAATCGTGATCCGAAACGATCACGTCCTGCGCCACGTCGACGAGGCGGCGCGTCAGGTAGCCCGAGTCGGCGGTCTTCAGTGCCGTGTCGGCCAGGCCCTTGCGCGCGCCGTGGGTCGAGATGAAGTACTCGAGCACCGACAGGCCTTCGCGGAAGTTGGCCTTGATCGGCTGCTCGATGATCTCGCCCGACGGCTTCGCCATCAGGCCGCGCATACCCGCCAGCTGGCGAATCTGCTGCTTCGAACCACGAGCGCCCGAGTCGGCGAAGATGTAGACGGGATTGAACTTGCCTTCCTTGTCCCGCTGTTCCATTTCACCGAACATGGCGTCGGCAATCTTCTCGGTAACGTCGGACCACACCGCGATCACCTTGTTGTAGCGTTCGCCGTTGGTGATGGCGCCTTCGAGGTACTGCTGTTCGACCTTGATCACTTCGTCGTGGGCGTTGCGCGAGAGCACCGCCTTGTTCTGCGGAATGATCAGGTCGTGGATGCCAATCGACATGCCCGAACGGGTGGCGTAGGTGAAGCCGACCTGCTTGAGGCTGTCGAGCATCTCGACGGTGTTGTCGATGCCGGTCGTCAGGTAGCAGCGCTGCACCAGCTGCTGCAGGCCCTTCTTCTTGAGCATGCCGTTGACGAACGGCAGGTTCTTCGGCATCGCGCTGTTGAAGATGACGCGGCCGACGGTGGTGTTGATGATCTTGTTGTGCACGTCCTGCACTTCAGCGTGCAGCACGTCCTGGTCGTCCCGCGACGTCGACATGTCCTGCAGCTGACCGGTGTAGCGCAGGCGGATCGGCGTCAGCGTTTCGAGTTCGCCGGCCTCCAGCGCCAGGACCACGTCGTCCACGCAGGCGAAGGCGCGGCCTTCACCCTTGGCGCCGGGCTTGGCCTTGGTCAGGTAGTAGCAGCCAAGGACGATGTCCTGCGACGGCACCGCGACCGGCGTGCCGTTGCTGGGCGACAGGATGTTCTTCGACGACATCATCAGCGTCGAGGCCTCGATCTGCGCCTCGGGCGAGAGCGGGATGTGCACCGCCATCTGGTCGCCGTCGAAGTCGGCGTTGAACGCCGTGCAGACGAGCGGGTGAATGCGAATGGCCTTGCCTTCGACCAGCACCGGCTCGAACGCCTGGATGCCCAGCCGGTGCAGCGTCGGCGCGCGATTCAG is a window encoding:
- the rpoC gene encoding DNA-directed RNA polymerase subunit beta', producing MRPSFTDAKTTLRSDFDAIRISLASPEKIEQWSFGEVTKPETINYRTFKPERDGLFCAKIFGPITDWECLCGKYKRMKHRGVICDKCGVEVTQAKVRRERLGHIKLATPVSHVWFFKGLPSRIGHLLDISLRDLERVLYFEAYVVVDPMDTKLVQNQLLTEDQFRKAREEHGYSKFKAQMGAEAIKELLRRVSVDKLAVEMRERMRTETSAQKKLKFAKRLKVVDAFRKSSNKPEWMILDVVPVIPPELRPLVPLDGGRFATSDLNDLYRRVINRNNRLKKLMELKAPDVIIRNEKRMLQEAVDALFDNGRRGRVLRGANNRPLKSLSDTLKGKQGRFRQNLLGKRVDYSGRSVIVVGPELKLHQCGLPKKMALELFKPFIYNKLEERGLVATIKQAKEMVEKQVPEVWDVLEEVIREHPVMLNRAPTLHRLGIQAFEPVLVEGKAIRIHPLVCTAFNADFDGDQMAVHIPLSPEAQIEASTLMMSSKNILSPSNGTPVAVPSQDIVLGCYYLTKAKPGAKGEGRAFACVDDVVLALEAGELETLTPIRLRYTGQLQDMSTSRDDQDVLHAEVQDVHNKIINTTVGRVIFNSAMPKNLPFVNGMLKKKGLQQLVQRCYLTTGIDNTVEMLDSLKQVGFTYATRSGMSIGIHDLIIPQNKAVLSRNAHDEVIKVEQQYLEGAITNGERYNKVIAVWSDVTEKIADAMFGEMEQRDKEGKFNPVYIFADSGARGSKQQIRQLAGMRGLMAKPSGEIIEQPIKANFREGLSVLEYFISTHGARKGLADTALKTADSGYLTRRLVDVAQDVIVSDHDCGTLDGIEARAIVESGEVIEPLRDRIIGRVSLEKIVDPIKGGLILDFNQEIDEQLAADVQDAGIEKVKIRSVLTCASRRGVCKRCYGRDLSTGKLVELGLAVGVIAAQSIGEPGTQLTMRTFHIGGTASRISDQSTLDSKHKGTAKYENLQTVERPTPTGGSEMVVMNRTGFIVVQDDKGRDRERYQVVYGARLKVKDGEAVDTGKILVEWDPYTFSILTEETGQIRFKDIIDGVTVQEDLDEVTGLSRLIVVDSPDEKKQPTVEIKSASGATVRRYIMPVSAHLMVQDGEMVNAGDVLAKIPRETTKTKDITGGLPRVVELFEARKPKDPAVISEIDGSVKYGGVVKGQRKIMIVADDPNAEPREYSIPRGVHVNVQEGDRVRAGDPLMDGPNNPHDILHVLGEKELQKYLVNEIQEVYRLQGVNINDKHIEVITRQMMRWVRVEDVGDTEFLIDEQVDKFRFMEENERVIGNGGHPAKAQPLLLGITKASLSTESFISAASFQETTRVLTEAAISGKIDYLRGLKENVTMGRLIPAGTGFWWYRHVQIPADEPPPPPPVQQPSDEDMELDREMEYLVEPDEAEARGITEVE